A window of the Helianthus annuus cultivar XRQ/B chromosome 4, HanXRQr2.0-SUNRISE, whole genome shotgun sequence genome harbors these coding sequences:
- the LOC118491619 gene encoding probable LRR receptor-like serine/threonine-protein kinase At1g53440 has translation MAPEYATRGCLTPLADVYSFGLVALELVSGKPVRQSFADDPNISVFDKAFVLKDMKGDLLDLVDPDLGNEYSPEEALRILNVAILCMGSCPPPPPQTNHA, from the exons ATGGCTCCAGAGTATGCAACGCGTGGGTGTTTGACTCCTTTGGCAGACGTTTATAGTTTTGGATTGGTGGCCCTAGAACTTGTTAGTGGAAAACCCGTCAGGCAGAGCTTTGCCGACGATCCCAATATATCCGTTTTTGATAAG GCATTTGTTCTAAAAGATATGAAAGGAGACCTACTAGATCTGGTTGATCCAGACCTTGGGAATGAGTACTCTCCTGAAGAAGCATTGCGTATTTTAAATGTGGCCATCTTATGCATGGGGtcatgccccccccccccccctcagaCCAACCATGCGTGA